The following are encoded together in the Bradyrhizobium genosp. L genome:
- a CDS encoding IS1595 family transposase codes for MRSTENVGLMSQHFLLTAKARSLSLAKVARLSDEEAYQTFKLIRWAATDGEPVCPRCGCVATYTYATRKLFKCKGCNHQFSVTSGTIFASRKLPIRDYLLAIAIFVNGAKGHAALQLSRDLDCQYKTAFVMAHKIREALASEANGATVSGEVEIDGAYFGGHVRPANRRVDRKDRRLAQNQTGKRRVVVIMRERGGRTLPFVFKSEDASLVTIATRVAAGSVVHADEASHWDALHARFLTKRINHSEAYSTEESNTNQAESFFSRLRRAEIGIHHHVAGPYLNAYASEMAWRENSRRVSNGEQYLMTTDAALQHPVSRQWKGYWQRALKG; via the coding sequence ATGAGGTCAACGGAAAACGTTGGTCTCATGTCGCAACACTTCCTTCTCACGGCAAAGGCGAGGTCGCTAAGTTTAGCGAAGGTCGCCCGTTTGTCGGACGAGGAAGCCTACCAGACCTTCAAGCTGATCCGCTGGGCCGCCACTGACGGCGAGCCGGTTTGCCCCCGCTGCGGCTGTGTTGCTACCTACACCTACGCGACCCGCAAGCTGTTCAAGTGCAAGGGCTGCAATCACCAATTCAGCGTCACGTCTGGTACGATCTTCGCCAGCCGCAAGCTCCCGATCCGCGACTATCTTCTGGCAATCGCCATTTTCGTGAACGGCGCGAAGGGTCATGCCGCCCTGCAATTGAGCCGCGACCTGGATTGCCAGTACAAGACGGCTTTCGTGATGGCGCACAAAATCCGCGAAGCTCTCGCGTCAGAAGCAAACGGCGCGACCGTCTCTGGCGAAGTGGAAATTGATGGCGCATACTTCGGCGGTCACGTCCGCCCCGCCAACCGCCGCGTTGATCGCAAGGACCGTCGCCTTGCTCAGAACCAGACCGGCAAGCGCCGTGTGGTTGTCATCATGCGCGAGCGCGGCGGCCGGACGTTGCCCTTCGTTTTCAAGTCGGAAGATGCTTCGCTTGTTACTATCGCGACCCGCGTTGCTGCGGGCAGCGTCGTGCATGCTGATGAGGCTTCGCATTGGGACGCGCTGCATGCGCGTTTCCTGACGAAGCGGATCAATCACTCCGAAGCGTACTCGACCGAGGAGTCGAACACCAATCAGGCAGAGTCGTTCTTTTCCCGCCTACGGCGCGCTGAGATCGGCATCCATCATCATGTGGCCGGTCCATATTTGAACGCCTATGCAAGCGAAATGGCTTGGCGCGAGAACAGCCGTCGCGTCAGCAATGGCGAACAGTACCTGATGACGACGGACGCTGCTTTGCAGCATCCCGTTTCGCGCCAGTGGAAGGGGTATTGGCAGCGTGCTCTCAAGGGTTGA
- a CDS encoding DUF3800 domain-containing protein, whose protein sequence is MHYLFIDESGELGLSDGSSEFFLIAALCTENLKALEKRIWKEKAKLINDGWPKDIEIKGTSVWGSKHNPKIPKSISDRREDIMTEILTSICSGPNKIHYSIAKKKHLSSHIMKAEYGVAYNFLCGTLLCRAYPRHFAGPLEIVVDQRSKETHSKMKFDGYVETRLVGDCQHEKELTISHSESHDVAGLQAVDFLSWALFRKYEKKEPRFANLISKNVGYRDDWYSSKK, encoded by the coding sequence ATGCATTACCTTTTCATAGACGAGTCCGGCGAGCTTGGCCTTAGTGACGGGTCAAGCGAGTTTTTCCTTATTGCTGCTCTCTGCACGGAGAATTTAAAGGCGCTTGAAAAGAGGATATGGAAAGAAAAAGCAAAGCTAATCAACGATGGCTGGCCAAAAGATATTGAGATCAAAGGTACGTCGGTTTGGGGTTCTAAGCACAATCCTAAAATACCGAAGTCGATCAGCGATCGACGCGAAGACATCATGACCGAAATTCTCACTTCGATCTGTTCTGGTCCCAATAAAATCCACTATTCGATCGCAAAAAAGAAGCATCTTTCAAGCCACATCATGAAAGCAGAGTACGGCGTCGCGTACAATTTCTTGTGCGGCACGCTATTGTGCCGAGCATATCCAAGGCACTTTGCTGGGCCGCTTGAAATCGTTGTCGATCAGCGGAGTAAAGAAACTCATTCAAAGATGAAGTTCGATGGATATGTCGAAACCCGCTTAGTTGGCGACTGCCAACACGAGAAGGAGCTGACAATTTCCCACTCTGAGTCGCATGACGTAGCTGGGTTACAAGCCGTGGATTTTCTGTCGTGGGCTCTTTTTCGGAAGTATGAAAAGAAAGAGCCTAGGTTTGCAAATCTAATCAGCAAGAACGTCGGCTATCGTGACGATTGGTATTCATCAAAAAAATAA